In Rhodococcus qingshengii JCM 15477, the sequence CTGCTGTGGATCGTCCGGAAACCACACGCCCCAGGAGTCGGGGGCTGATCCGACGCGAATTGCGCTCATGTCTAGATTCCTTTCGCGGGCAAGCTTTATGGGGTGTGGTTGTGCGGAATTTTCATTCGGATGGACGGAGGTACGGTCGCTGGATCTTCTTCCAGGACTCGTAAGTTGTCCGTGCCTTCTTGGTGGACTCCAGTTCGGAGGTGGCCGATACCGGTACATCCCACCAGGATTCGCTGTCCGGGGCGCCGATCAGCGGATCGGTTTCGACGTGGATGACGGTGCTGGTGTCGCTTGCTTTGGCAACCTTGATCGCGTCGGCGAACTCGGCAGCGGTGTTGGCGCGGATGACGTCGACACCGAGGCTGGCAGCGTTCGCGGCCAGATCGACCGGGAGAACCCCTCCGTCGAGACGTCCGTCATTCGAGCGGTAGCGGTACTGCGTGCCGAAGCGCTGGGAACCCAGCGACTCGGACAGTGAACCGATGGAGGCAAATCCGTGATTCTGCACCAGGACGACGATGACCTTGAGGCGTTCCTGTACGGCGGTGACCAATTCGGTGGCCATCATCAGATAGGAACCGTCTCCGACCATCACGAACACGTCGCGATCGGGGCACGCCATGCGGACGCCTAGACCGCCGGCAACTTCGTATCCCATGCACGAGTACCCGTATTCGACGTGATACCCCTTGGAATCACGGGTTCGCCACAGCTTGTGGAGGTCACCCGGCATGGACCCGGCAGCGCACACCACGACGTCACGTGGATCGGACAGTGTGTTGACCAGGCCGATCACCTGATTCTGATTCAGTGACCCGTCGGCAGCGGGTTCGGCTGGGTTGTAGACGGATTCGACGATCGCATCCCAATCGCGAGCGAGGTCACCGATCCTGGACGCGTATTCGTCGTCCACCCGGTAGTCGTTCAGTGCAAGTGCCAGCGCGTCGAGTGCCTCACGTGCGTCGGCGACAACGCTGACTCCGCCCTGCTTCACGGAGTCCAGTGATGCGACGTTGATGTTGACGAAGCGAACGTCGGGATTGGTGAACGCGGTGCGGGACGCGCTCGTGAAATCGCTGTACCGCGTGCCGATACCGATGACGACGTCAGCCTCGGTGGCCAGTGCGTTTGCAGCCGTAGTGCCGGTGGACCCCACCGCCCCGACGGATTGTGGATGGTCGTAGACCAATGAACCCTTCCCCGCCTGGCTCTGCCCCACGGGGATTCCGGTTTGCGCACAGAACGCTGATAGAGAGTCGCTGGCCTGGCTGTAGATCACGCCGCCGCCGGCGACGATCAGTGGCTTGCGAGCCGAGCGGATGATCGCGGCGGCGCGTTCGATCACCGATCGTTCGGGGAGCGGGCGGGCCACGTGCCAGACTCGCTCGGCGAAGAAGGACTCGGGCCAGTCGAAAGCCTCGGCCTGCACGTCCTGCGGGATGGCGATGGTGACTGCGCCGGTCTCGACGGGATCAGTGAGAACGCGCATCCCGGCGAGCAGAGCGCTCGGCAACTGCTCCGGGCGCCATACCCGATCGAAGTATCGTGAGACCGGTTTGAAAGCGTCGTTGACTGTGACGTCGCCGCTCGACGGGAGTTCGAGTTCCTGTAAGACGGGGGCGCTGGCGCGGGTCGCGAAAGTGTCTGCGGGAAGGAGTAATACAGGTAGACGATTGATGGTGGCCAGTGCCGCGCCGGTGATCATATTGGTGGCACCGGGGCCGACGCTGGACGAGACCGCCCACGTCTGCAGGCGGTCCTTCATGCGGGCGTGCGCGACAGCCGAGTGCACCATCGCCTGTTCATTGCGGCCGAGCACGTAGGGGAGTGTCGGCTCACGGCCGGCGTCGAGATCCTGGATCTCGGCCTGCAAGAGTGCCTGCCCCAGTCCGGCGACGTTGCCGTGCCCGAAGATTCCGAAGCAGCCGGCGAACAGCTTGGTGCGCTGGCCGTCGCGTTCGGTGTACTGGTTGGCGAGGAAGCGGACGACAGCTTGAGAAACGGTGAGGTATACGGTCGGCTCGTCGCGAGGTGGACGATTGCCGGTTGCGTTATTGGTGGGTGCCACAGCTTTCACTTCCGTCAGTTGTGGGACTGCAACGGCAGTCGAGGGTCGATGTCCTGGTGATCCCAGCTTCCACGTAGCCAGGTGTGTTGCGGATCGTCACAGATGTTCCACGCCCGGATCTCGCCCGAACCTGCCATGACATTGAGGTAGTACATGTGGTGGCCCGGCGCTGCGATGGACGGGCCGTGATAGCCGTGCGGCACGAGAACGACGTCGCCCGAGCGGACTTCCTCGAGCACTTCGATAGGTCTCTCGGCGGTTCCGTACACGCGGTGGTAGCCGAAACCTTCGGTCCCGGTGGGGCTTCTGTCGATCTCGAAGTAGTAGATCTCTTCCAGGGCCGATTCGACGTCGCTGTTCTCGTCGTGCTTGTGGCTGGGATACGACGACCAGTTCCCGCCGGGGGTGATGACCTCACACGCGATGATGGAGTCGGCCTCGAAGGTGTCTGCGGTGGCGAAGTTGTGAACCTGTCGGCTGCAGTTCCCGGCACCGCGGAGCTCGACCGCAACTCCTGATGCGGGACCGTATCGATGGGGGAGCTTTGCGCCGGCGCGTGCTCCGCACAGAGCGAAGCGGCCCCCGTCAGCGCTGCTGACCGAGTAGTCGGCGTCGCGACCGACGTACGCGAAATCGCTCGGGCCGTCGAAAACCGATGCGCGGCCAGTGAGGGGAATCTCCGTCCCCTCGGCAACAACCACGGCCGAACCCGCCAGTGGAACGACGATGATCTCGTTATCGCCGGACTGCAGGTGGACGTCAGCGCCAGGGGCGAGTTCGAGTGTCCACAAGCTGGATTCGGTCCACCCGGCGGACTCCGGCGTGACCACTGTCGTGAAATCACCGTCGGCGGACGATCCGGCGGGGACGTAGTACTTGCTGAACATCTTGCTCCTGCCAGGTCGCTTCTAGTGGACGAGCTTGACTGCGGTGTCGACGGCCGCGGTGACGTCGCCGTCGGGTGGGTAGAGCAGCGCGCGTCCGACGATCAGTCCGCGCACGGACGGCAGCTGAAGTGCAGCGTCCCACTTTGCGTACGTTTCTTCCGGCGCGATCTGCGGATCGCCGCCCAACAGGAGCGTCGGGAGGGTGGTCGCATCCATGACGCGTTCCATCTCGTCGACGACCGGCAGTTTCATCCACGTGTACGCCGAGGTGGAGCCGAGACCTTGGGAGATGTGGATGGATTTGATGACGGCGTCAGGGCTGAGATCGTTGACCACCTTGCCGTTTACGCGACTGGAGAGAAACGGCTCGAGCATCGCGATCAGTCCGGCCGCGGCCAGTTCGTCCACGGCTTCGGCACATGCCGTCATGGTGGGCAGTGTGCCCGCGTCGTCGAGTGCGATGCGTAGCAGCATCTTTCCGCCGTTCATTCCGAACTTCGCGGTGCCCGCCGCGGTGTATCCCGTCATGCGGTCGTCGAGTTCGAAGCTTGCGCCTGCCAGGCCGCCGCGGTTCATCGACGAGAAGACGACCTTGTCGTCGAGGGCGCCGAGGAGGAGCAGATCGTCGAGAATGTCCGCGGTGCCGAGAACGCCGTCGACTCCGGGGTTGTCGAGCGCAGTGCGTAATCTGTCGAGCAGATCTGTACGACTGTTCATCGCTGTCGGCTTGCCACCGACAGACAGTGCCCCACGGGCCGGGTGATCGGCAGCGACGATCATCAGTCGACCATTGCCTCGAACAGTGGCGCGAGGAGTTCGCGCTGCCCAGGCCTTTTCGATGATCTGCGGATCGCTCGCACGCAGTTCCGTCACTTCGGCGTAGGTGGTGGCGAGGGGGCGGGCGGCGAGCTTGTCAGACATTGACTGCCTCCGTGGCTGTGGCTTCGGCGAGATCGTGGACTTCTTCGGCGGTCGGCATCGCAGTGGAGCATTCGAGCCGAGCTGCGACTATCGCGCCGGCCGCGTTGGCGTACCGCAGTACCTTCTCCAGCGGCCACCCGGCCAACAGTCCGTGGCACAGTGATCCGCCGAAGCTGTCGCCTGCTCCCAGCCCGTTGACCACGTCGACGGCGTTGGGCGGCACGGTGATCGACTGCTTTCGCGTTTTGCCGAGTACGCCCTTCGGGCCCTGCTTCACGATGGCCAGTTCGACGCCGAGGTCGAGAAGCGCGTCGGCGGCCTTGTTCGGATTGGTCTCACCGACCGCGATCTCGCACTCTTCGCGGTTTCCGACGGCTACTGTCACGTGCGCCAGAGCGCGCTGCACCTGAGTGGTTGCTTCCTGGGGCGTCGACCAGAACATCGGGCGGTAGTCCAGATCGAGGACCGTCAGCGGGCGTCGTTCGCGGGCTTCCCAGGCCGCGAAGTGTGCACTGCG encodes:
- the iolC gene encoding 5-dehydro-2-deoxygluconokinase; its protein translation is MTSINTHQSGSHIPDTPFDVLAIGRSGVDIYPLQTGVGLEDVETFGKFLGGSAANVSVAAARLGRRAALISGVGSDPFGKFVTRELARLGVDNRFVVTNSEYPTPVTFCEIFPPDDFPLYFYRKPHAPDLRITPEDIDLDAVRTASLYWSTVTGLSEEPSRSAHFAAWEARERRPLTVLDLDYRPMFWSTPQEATTQVQRALAHVTVAVGNREECEIAVGETNPNKAADALLDLGVELAIVKQGPKGVLGKTRKQSITVPPNAVDVVNGLGAGDSFGGSLCHGLLAGWPLEKVLRYANAAGAIVAARLECSTAMPTAEEVHDLAEATATEAVNV
- a CDS encoding Cgl0159 family (beta/alpha)8-fold protein, which codes for MSDKLAARPLATTYAEVTELRASDPQIIEKAWAARTPRATVRGNGRLMIVAADHPARGALSVGGKPTAMNSRTDLLDRLRTALDNPGVDGVLGTADILDDLLLLGALDDKVVFSSMNRGGLAGASFELDDRMTGYTAAGTAKFGMNGGKMLLRIALDDAGTLPTMTACAEAVDELAAAGLIAMLEPFLSSRVNGKVVNDLSPDAVIKSIHISQGLGSTSAYTWMKLPVVDEMERVMDATTLPTLLLGGDPQIAPEETYAKWDAALQLPSVRGLIVGRALLYPPDGDVTAAVDTAVKLVH
- the iolD gene encoding 3D-(3,5/4)-trihydroxycyclohexane-1,2-dione acylhydrolase (decyclizing); the encoded protein is MAPTNNATGNRPPRDEPTVYLTVSQAVVRFLANQYTERDGQRTKLFAGCFGIFGHGNVAGLGQALLQAEIQDLDAGREPTLPYVLGRNEQAMVHSAVAHARMKDRLQTWAVSSSVGPGATNMITGAALATINRLPVLLLPADTFATRASAPVLQELELPSSGDVTVNDAFKPVSRYFDRVWRPEQLPSALLAGMRVLTDPVETGAVTIAIPQDVQAEAFDWPESFFAERVWHVARPLPERSVIERAAAIIRSARKPLIVAGGGVIYSQASDSLSAFCAQTGIPVGQSQAGKGSLVYDHPQSVGAVGSTGTTAANALATEADVVIGIGTRYSDFTSASRTAFTNPDVRFVNINVASLDSVKQGGVSVVADAREALDALALALNDYRVDDEYASRIGDLARDWDAIVESVYNPAEPAADGSLNQNQVIGLVNTLSDPRDVVVCAAGSMPGDLHKLWRTRDSKGYHVEYGYSCMGYEVAGGLGVRMACPDRDVFVMVGDGSYLMMATELVTAVQERLKVIVVLVQNHGFASIGSLSESLGSQRFGTQYRYRSNDGRLDGGVLPVDLAANAASLGVDVIRANTAAEFADAIKVAKASDTSTVIHVETDPLIGAPDSESWWDVPVSATSELESTKKARTTYESWKKIQRPYLRPSE
- the iolB gene encoding 5-deoxy-glucuronate isomerase; translation: MFSKYYVPAGSSADGDFTTVVTPESAGWTESSLWTLELAPGADVHLQSGDNEIIVVPLAGSAVVVAEGTEIPLTGRASVFDGPSDFAYVGRDADYSVSSADGGRFALCGARAGAKLPHRYGPASGVAVELRGAGNCSRQVHNFATADTFEADSIIACEVITPGGNWSSYPSHKHDENSDVESALEEIYYFEIDRSPTGTEGFGYHRVYGTAERPIEVLEEVRSGDVVLVPHGYHGPSIAAPGHHMYYLNVMAGSGEIRAWNICDDPQHTWLRGSWDHQDIDPRLPLQSHN